In Helianthus annuus cultivar XRQ/B chromosome 8, HanXRQr2.0-SUNRISE, whole genome shotgun sequence, a single genomic region encodes these proteins:
- the LOC110924988 gene encoding zinc finger BED domain-containing protein RICESLEEPER 1-like, translated as MLESAIKFKKAFSNLLLKDSSCEKELKKFGGALIDEEDWSNVNGLLPFLEIFYEATLRFSGSRYVTANAYVHEIFGIGTVIDSYTMNDDLSVCSMALDMKRKYQKYWGDVTKLNHFLFIVVVLDPRRKWKYIEWLIGAKYVDGCVRKSLDSNLHALFDFYKRSIPQKEKDFEVSSTSTEKESSNSSQVTDIDEIMTKRFEMAMGSSQTSLTKSELDKYLDEDREPMDQRFDILKWWKVQQCRYPILAKMARDILAIPVSTVASESAFSTGGRVHDSFRTSLTPRMVEALVCAQDWLRASNNKIFIENTILDIESLEEGMKELALEQPTIIIDETVNEGYEASETA; from the exons ATGCTAGAGTCTGCTATTAAGTTTAAGAAAGCTTTTTCCAACTTACTTTTAAAAGATTCAAGTTGTGAGAAAGAGTTAAAAAAGTTTGGGGGTGCTTTGATTGATGAAGAAGATTGGAGCAATGTTAATGGCTTGTTACCTTTTTTAGAGATATTTTATGAAGCTACGTTGAGATTTTCAGGTTCTCGATATGTGACTGCTAATGCGTATGTGCATGAGATCTTTGGAATTGGCACCGTGATTGATAGTTACACTATGAATGATGATCTTTCGGTATGTTCGATGGCACTTGATATGAAAAGAAAATATCAAAAGTATTGGGGGGATGTTACTAAGTTAAACCATTTTTTGTTCATTGTTGTGGTTCTTGACCCAAGAAGGAAATGGAAATATATTGAATGGCTTATTGGAGCAAAATATGTAGATGGGTGTGTCCGTAAAAGTCTTGACTCCAACTTACATGCTTTGTTTGATTTTTATAAAAGGTCTATTCCTCAAAAGGAGAAAGACTTTGAGGTATCATCGACATCAACGGAGAAAGAGAGTTCTAATTCTAGCCAAGTAACGGACATTGACGAAATAATGACCAAGCGGTTTGAAATGGCCATGGGAAGTTCACAAACATCTTTGACAAAAAGTGAGTTAGATAAGTATCTTGATGAGGATCGAGAGCCTATGGACCAACGGTTTGACATATTAAAATGGTGGAAAGTTCAACAATGCCGGTATCCCATTCTTGCTAAAATGGCTCGAGATATTCTCGCCATTCCAGTGTCTACGGTTGCCTCCGAGTCGGCTTTTAGCACCGGTGGACGGGTGCATGATTCGTTCCGAACTTCGTTAACCCCAAGAATGGTTGAAGCGTTGGTATGTGCACAAGATTGGTTGCGTGCTTCTAATAACAAGATTTTTATCGAAAACACCATTCTTGACATCGAGAGCTTGGAAGAAG GTATGAAGGAGTTAGCCTTGGAACAACCCACCATTATCATTGATGAAACGGTTAATGAAGGTTATGAGGCATCCGAAACGGCGTAA